Proteins encoded in a region of the Amphiprion ocellaris isolate individual 3 ecotype Okinawa chromosome 21, ASM2253959v1, whole genome shotgun sequence genome:
- the LOC129347893 gene encoding uncharacterized protein LOC129347893, producing the protein MTEPSSESVSSSTSAVDSASTSLQLSQPASSATATAAVKLPDFWQSDPASWFQHIEALFHLRGVDADDSRYYLVVAALDQQSTRRVMSLLRSPPDSGKYAALKQLLVRRYCLSSAERADKLLSLSGLGDCTAVDLMDDMLSLLGSDEGGFLFPHIFLRQLPREVRAALANSPLLAAGDFRGLAEEADRVLLASRRVTVQSATMDPQQMSPTDPAVVSAVSARARRGSPLCFYHRRFGVKARRCVPPCTFDSSGNAVAAVGAGDRGSSP; encoded by the exons ATGACTGAACCGTCTTCGGAGAGTGTTTCATCGTCGACCTCGGCCGTGGACTCGGCTTCGACTTCCCTCCAACTCTCCCAGCCGGCCTCGTCCGCTACCGCGACCGCCGCAGTGAAGCTTCCGGACTTCTGGCAGAGCGACCCGGCTTCATGGTTCCAGCACATTGAGGCTTTATTCCATCTTCGTGGTGTGGACGCGGATGACTCCAGGTACTACTTGGTGGTTGCTGCCCTGGATCAGCAGTCCACTCGCCGGGTGATGTCGCTGCTGCGTAGCCCCCCTGACAGTGGGAAATACGCCGCTCTCAAGCAGCTCCTGGTGCGGAGATACTGTCTGTCTTCCGCGGAGAGAGCGGATAAACTCCTCAGCTTGTCCGGTTTGGGAGACTGTACTGCGGTGGACCTTATGGACGACATGCTCTCGCTCCTGGGCTCAGACGAAGGCGGTTTCCTTTTTCCTCATATTTTTCTGCGGCAGCTCCCGCGTGAAGTTCGGGCTGCTTTGGCTAACTCCCCGCTTCTAGCCGCTGGCGATTTCCGCGGCCTAGCAGAGGAGGCTGACCGTGTCCTGTTGGCTTCCAGACGGGTTACGGTCCAAAGTGCTACGATGGATCCCCAGCAGATGTCCCCAACGGACCCCGCGGTGGTTTCGGCTGTCAGCGCGAGGGCTCGGCGTGGGAGCCCCCTCTGTTTCTACCACCGGAGGTTTGGCGTCAAAGCTAGGCGCTGTGTCCCGCCATGTACTTTTGACTCTTCTGGAAACGCAGTGGCGGCTGTGGGCGCTGGTGACCGAG GTTCCTCGCCCTGA